GCGTGGGAAGACGTCTAAACCCTCCTAGCCACTGGCCATGCCATTAGGTTCACCCATTGACTCGCCGTATGATATGACAGTCTGATGACGTCATACTGTGTTTACCCAACAATATTTACACGTGGCGATACTTTAAGGAACAAATCGCGCCTTTTAACCGTGTTATTGTACTGTTTGTTGTGGATTTAATACCATTGATTTGTAAAAACTGGTATTTTGTGGAAATTTTAAGAGGTGTTGTTTGTTTCACATCTAAAAGGTGTGACGTTAACAGCGGTTCCCAGTCGACTCTTTCGTATTCAAAAAAACTTTTGGGTATGAATTTCATTTTTCCATTTAACCCAAAGTACATGACATTTGATCTTATTTTGCCCTTGGTTTGAAATTGTGGACGCCTGGCTTAATTGCAATGCTGGAAGAAACTTTGCTCTTGAGTCAACAAGTTATAATGGCTGATATTGCAGTTTCAAACGGCAAACATTCAATAACAGTATCAGATTGAACAACTACTAATGGTCGCCCTTAATTCAAACACATCCATGACAGAAATGTTATAATCACCAATTTCAATTAGAAACCATTCAACAAGAAAATGCGATAACGTCGTCCAGAAACTTTCATAATCTGTAGGTAATCAGATGTTTATAAtgagaaaaatatttcaatggcCATGAATTAACATGATGATCCTTCCATATCAAAGGCACttgattagtttttttttactcgaaCAAAATATCtgagcataacaacttacttggcaatgagcaatagagagctgttgatggttaataaacatgttttgagaaacgactccctctgaagtaacgtagtttttgagaaatatttactTTCTTTCTACAATATTTGAATCagaaaaaaagacttcagcAATGAAGACTTTCTCCaacatctgaatgcacacacaTGTtctgcaacaaaggtgttttttttttgtctttgttttcttgcaacttcgatgaccaattgagccaaaatgttcacagatttttggggatttaggagacatacgccttttggcgatagttatgttttcacttttatgctctcctggttaccccactgttgttttactttgttgccttaaatatttttaatgtgtgtatATTATGCTTGTAAATGtgtttgcccgaataaatattattattattacttttatttttattttgtgcatatgtttggatacactaaGTGGAAATACTTGTCTCTTaaagttaccaaacgtgtccagtgcgttAAAGAACACTGACACTGTCTTAATCATAACCACATTCAAACTGTACCACAACTTTAATTGGTAAAACCGGTTTTATTAATCAAAATACATTCATATTATAATTAATACAGCAACGTGAAGACTTGACTGCCCTTCAAAATCTTTCATAACGATGTAATTTTTCCCTTGAAGCCTAAACTATGTATTTAACAGCGAGAAATGTTCTAATCACCGGCTTTAATTAAAATCACCCAGACCCAGCGTGAGTCCTTTCAATTATTGTAGTGTATTTTCACGCGCGAGTTGCCAAGGTAAATTGCTTATGAATGGTCCTTGAGGTTGAAGGAGCTACGTGACGGCTGTTTCATGTTTAAACTTACCTAACCACTCCCTGGGACGAACTATTACCGATGACATTGTAGACGTTAAATACACATGTTAAATATAGAAAACGTTGTATAACAAACATTTGCAGTGAGTTAAAGTAATGATCAATCAATTTGTTCAGAGATAAATTAATTGGCGTGTTTTTACGTGTTTGAGTTGTCGTTTCGTAACGATCCTCACCTGTCACTTTGTTTGGTATTTTAAGATTGTAGGGGGAAGTCTGTCAGATTTTTAAGACCTCGTCTTAAATAATCTGCAGTGCTGACTTCAGTTCAACTAAAACTCacattttattaataataataataataccaaaacttgtatagcgccctaatcatgtgtaaacatgctcttgggcgctgaacatggaaaaatagacaaactaaaacataagCAAAATACTGAATTATGACAACGGGAGTAAACATTCTTTAAAACATTCTACAACAAACTTAATCAATAGAAATCATGAAGAATTAAAAGTGCAATAGGTCTAAAATCTCTCAAATACAAAACATCGTACTTCATGAACATTTCCCAACAGTACATTAACcaaaaaaattaacttaaaggtctgtatacgtttggtatttTCTCTGAAAATCATTGGCAATAACACTTACGTGGTAAGAAGCAAagcagctttaaaggcagtggacactattggtaattactcaaaataattatcagcataaaacctttcttggttacgagtaattgggagaggttgatgatataaaacattgtgagaaacggctccctctgaagtgccatagttttcgagaaagaagtaattttccacgaatttgatttcgagacctcaagtttagaacttgaggtctcgaaatcaaccatctaaacgcacacaacttcgtatgacaagggttatttttctttcatttatattatctcacaactacgatgaccgattgagctcaaattttcacaggtttgttattttatgcatatgttgagataaacctactgtgaaggctagtctttgacaattaccaatagtgttcactgcctttaaatactatacattttgaatttaaatggaaacaaaatatcaCTTCTCAGTTTGTATATTCTTACAGTGAGTGTTCTTCCTCCGTGGACATAATGCTTTTGAGTGTTATGAAATTATATTAATATTAGGGCACAAAGTCTGACCACCAACCTCAAAAATCATAATTCTCTTTTGCTTGCATTGCATTTGTGTTCCCATTTTCACGCAACTCATCTCACATAATGGCTGTGTCGCCTTTATTGTCCCCATCATACATTCACAATGGTTTGTATTGTGACCAAAATcactctgggttttttttttttttactagttGTTCGCTCTGATATGCTGGAATTCAAATGAATGTAAGATATTTCTATCAATGAGCAGAACAACAGAAACATTTCCCTGGCTTTATCAAATGGAATGGAATTAAATTCAATTTACATTTCTTAACTAAAAAGCTTTTAGCTTCTTATCTCAAACATCCTTTCTATATCTAGATTTAGCCACGCCCTCTATCGTCTCTTGTGCAATCAAATCCCTAAAGCGTGATAATCATATTGCGTTAAAAATTGATTGGATTTTTCTTTACATAATCGTGTATTGACCAGTTGggctatttattttttaattaatctcGACAGACGTAAATGGCGTTATGGCCACTTGGAATTAAGGTTATGTTTCATGGGCCAAATAATTCTTGGGTTTTGAAACAAGGAAGATAATGGTAGCTATTAATGGTttcatggttttgaaaagggcctgtATAATTAATGCCATTGCGGATGTTGTATTTTGATGCCAAAAGTGAAGGGTTTTGTTTCAAGCGCATTTCTATCCATTAAGAACAAATTAGGTGTCCGACATTTTACGTACTTATAGTATGGACATTCGCCCCAGTGGACCGTTTAGTACAATttaaattgtgacgtcatgcgTATTGTCCGGATTACAGCAACATCCTTTAAAAGGTCCTTAAGTCAAACCGGATACTGTGATTTTGTATTGAAACGGTCTTCAACTGACTTAAGAGTCAATTGCCAGACTAGTCAGTGTTTGGTACACAGACGTAATATAAATGTAAAGAATTCTCCGTTACATTTTCGCATGGATGAATAGCGATTCTGGTTCAGGTTTTTACTGGCACGACACAAGAGTCGGTAGCCAGACTATTTATTGCTAATGCCCGGACGTAATGTACAATTCTGAAGATCTCACCGTTATATTTCCACATGGAAAATTGGAAACAATTCCGGTTCGGGATTTCGCTGGCGTCAGCGCTACGTGTCAATTCCGTCGTATCCTAGACCAAGTAGTGGACAAGATGGAGCCACAAAGACAATTTTGACGGGATAAAGTTGCCTGCAAGGATTAAGGattctttttgtcattttagtTTGACACATTTTTACTGGATTAGGTAGGATTCTGAATGATTTGTTTTCGTTTCAAAGCGCGGTGAATTCTACAGCATGTTTACGCAGTAATTTGAGTAACATTAAAAAGGATTTAAATTGacaatttacattttatttttgaatttaTTAACTTGCGTTTTCTTGCTTTGGATTGAGGTATTTCTTGAAAGTCATCATTAATTTTCGTTGTAACTTTCTACCGATTATAATAAAAATGGATTTATAGAGCGCCGTATGCAAGCCTCAAATCGTTTTACAGTATAACACCTAGTAAAAGGAGAGAAGAGTGCACACAttttattaaataatttaaGTGAGTTTGGTCAATTTAATGCAACAAGCACAATTTATGGGCTTTTTCCTTTATCAAATGGATAGATAATGTAATCACATTTGCAGTTCAGAATACaacaaattattcaaataataattCCACTTATGTATGTCGGACAAACTATTAATTTTAAACACTAATTAATATAAAAACGAAACCATAAAACATaaccttttgttttgcaaagTCACATGTGTCGAACATCGACACTAACTTACTTCGACCAAAAGTGGTAttcgttatccccgatgcaaatttaacataggtcccttaaagacactggacactattggtaattgtcaaaccagtcttctcacttggtgcatcccaacatatgcataaaataacaaacctgtgaaaatttgagctcaattggtcgtcgaagttgcgagataataatgaaagaaaaaacacccttgtcacacgaagttgtgtgctttcagctgcatgatttcgagacctcaaattctcagactgaggtctcgaaatcaaatttgtggaaaattgcttctttctcgaaaactccgtcacttcagaggcagccgtttctcactatgttttataccatcaacctcttcccattactcgttaccaagtaaggttttatactaataattattttgagtaattaccaataatgtccactgcatttaatgaGGACCATAAACTAATGTTAATGAGGACCAACTGGTAGTGAATGTCTttgaaactaaacaaaaatagtCAATTAAACCAAGACTTATACACATTTATATTGCCTTTAGGTGTGACTAAGAATCCGTCGTTGTAAACAGAATTCCCAGTACACCATAATTATTAAGTTTTGCAACAACTGAGAGAACACAATTTGACACGCGCACTACGCGATGAGTCCATCATTATTCTCTCGTTTTTCAAGACTGATTGTTGCGTTGCTGCTTTTCAATGATTGTGGTTAAAAGCAATTATTGTTTCTCGCTTTGGGGTCTCGTCTTcaggaaaaacaaatcattcaaTATCAGCGGTGTGCAAATTGAAAAACACTGGAAAACCAAGAGCCCGCCAGAACCGAACAAAAAAAACGCTCTATTCGCAATCattatcaaatttcagcaatTACTTAACGTGCTTGGCTTAAAGCTATAAAACGAAGGGTCAGAATATCGCACAAGACTGCATcttcgaaagaaaaaaaaatctaaacaaaTTGAGTTGATAAGCGAATTCTGACAGTGAATCAGGCACATAGTGCACTTGACTATTACATTAGCTGAGTTATACAACTGAGCTATGTTATTGTATATAACTGTCTGTTATCCCAGACAATCAGTGTATAACTTAAACTTCCTTATTGTCAGtattgtttaaagctttgcatggtgtggagaaataagaagaaactataaataaatagtaaacttgcgggtacaaccatgagtaaatctCTTAGGTTGAGTGTTggctcctgaagacgagcagagtatactgttcgaaacgtcgagacccaaccggctcttttcagagccaatactcaagagatttacacatggttgtacccgcaagtttactacttatttatcatcatcatcatcatcatcatcatagccGTTCTCCCGAGGTAGATCCCGGAGATGGCTTCCCAACTAAGAGTCTCCATAGGTCTCTGTTCCTTGCTAGGTGTCCTGTTGCTGCCACAGATGGTATGTCAGCCTCTTCACAGAAGTGCTTGATATCTTCAAGCCATCGTTTCCCTGGTCTTCCTCTGGGTCTGTTTCCTGCAATGTGGACCTCTATGAGTATTTTGGGGTATCGGCCATTGCCCATTCTGTTCACATGCCCGAAATACTTGAGTTTAGTTTTCCTAATTGAAGTTGGAAGATCTTTATAGTAGTGAAGCAGTACACGTACTCTTGTGTTGCGAAGTCTGTCCCTTCTGGTGACCCCCAGTATTTTCCTCAAGCAGGCCATCTCGAAAACCCTTAATCTCTGCTCATCTGCTTtctttatttatagtttcttcttattccTTATTGTCTTCTTCTCCATTGGATTCTTGGCTGGTATTAATGTTAGTTTTTACCCTTACCTTACGCTGATgtgcgttagcactgtatactcagtgtgagggtaacacaaaattaatattctttatccccgatgcaaatttagcaCCTATTTCACAGAGGTAAAGTTTGCTTTTCTTAGAGTCCATGGCTTCAAaaccagaataaattaaatgaaatgtgTGAATGAATGAATCAGTGTAGAAAAAAAAGGCTGCGCCAAAAAATAATCAGTAATAATAAAACGATGATATGTAGATAGAGAACGGTACTTCCGTTACGTTGACGGGGTAAACCAAGTATGCTTCCTAGTAAAATCTGTATTTTGACAGTGGTCCATTTACATGAACTCGAATATCCCAAAATAATGTTTCACAGATTTCTGAACAGCGGTTTGGAATTAAAGTTTCAAATACATAAATCAAATGCTactcttgtgaaaaaaaatgtgctcgtaaaaaaaaaatcacttaacttgctcaagcccggttcatacttcctgcgaatgcaatacgAAGTTTGACGTCACGATCGGCCCCCTTTTTTCGCTGGGAATGTTTTAATAGCTCAACTTTTCCAGAGTATTGGTTGCAAATTTGCGACGTCAAAAttagcattcgcaggaagtatgaaccgggctttaaaacccgagtgatttgccacTGGGTTTTGTTTACAGAACTCTGGAATATGACAgtgtttaaagggaaagtacacgtttggtaattactcaaaacaaatattaacttaaaaactgacttggtaacgagcattggagagctgttgatagtataaaacattgtgggaaacgactccctctgaagtaacgtggtttttgagaaagaaataatttcacactaaaatattaaaagacttctagctagaagtcttttgctcctatctgaatgcacacaaattcgtcaagggtgttttttctttcatcattttctcgcaacttcgatg
Above is a genomic segment from Asterias amurensis chromosome 6, ASM3211899v1 containing:
- the LOC139938720 gene encoding uncharacterized protein; amino-acid sequence: MACLRKILGVTRRDRLRNTRVRVLLHYYKDLPTSIRKTKLKYFGHVNRMGNGRYPKILIEVHIAGNRPRGRPGKRWLEDIKHFCEEADIPSVAATGHLARNRDLWRLLVGKPSPGSTSGERL